GTTTGAACATACAGTGCTGTTTATTCCTGCATTGGATCCATTGCTGAACAAGATTATATCTGAGATCCCTCTCTTTAACATTTTTCAATCCTAGCCTAGTTCTACTTTCTTTGACTATTTCATCTAAATTCATAACTTTTTACCACCAGCACACTTTTAAAGGTCATGATTAAACTCAAGGTTGAGAAGACCATCTTTGATCTCTTAGTGACCAGATCCCAAAAAGGCATTCAAGGCACTACTGACGATTTAACAGTATATTTGTCCACTTGActattttatgtgtatgtgaATATTTCACAATAttctataaaacaaattaaatttcttataaaatttatgCAATTGAGTACATTTATTAATATAGGTAATagtataaaggaagaaaatgaaaaactagcAAACTTGAATCAACATAGAGTGTGAAACTGCTCTGTTTGCCAAGTAATAACTGTGATGGGAACCAATTGTTCCCTTAGATAAGAATACTTCCTAACataataacagaagaaaatatcaatatatattaGTAGATCTGTAAATATGGCACTATGGAATAAAGTTCATAAGACTTCTCAAAATGTTCTATGGACTAGTTAAAATGTGCGCCACACAAGAGTAtgactgatatatatatatatatatatatatatatatatatatatatgaaattttttgCATAGACAAGTGAACATTTTTGTGCCTTTCTTCCTATGTGTATTTCAAGTCTTTTTCACAACAAGTTCCCAGGAATCTCCAGATTCAATTATGTCCCTGGGCATGGTCAACTGCTGTAGGACTCTCAGGGAGCCTTGTATAAATGCTGGAGCTACTAATTTACCAATATTAAACCCTAGGATAGAAGACACAACAAAGTGGGACTCCTTCCTCCACGGAATGTGCTGAATTCAGATGAGGTGGCAGCCAATGTAGAGAACAATGTTTTCCTTGGAACTGGACTGTGATGAGAGGTACTTATCATAAGACATAAGctactgccttttcttttttcttttgagacagagatctactactgttgcccaggctagagtgcaatggtacaatcttggatcactacaacctctgcctctgacaAACCACCTGAAGAGCGTTTCCATACAGTGACCAGGATGAAGACATAGGAGGTaatcaacaaaaagaaagtgCCTGTGGAAATGAACCCACTATTGGCAGTGGGTTCAGAAACTCAAGTGACTCTGCTGCAGCCTttccagtagttgggattacaggcatgtgccagcacacccagctaatttttttttaatttttagtagagatgggatttcaccatgttggtcaggctggtcttgaactcccaacctcaggtaatccgcctgccacagccttccaaagcactgggattacaggtgtgagccactgcaccttgccagCTACTGGCTTTTCTTTGACCCCTCCCTTACAATTTTTGAAGATAAAGCACCAAATAATCTTCTCTGAAGATACTTGATAAAAattccccaaaaaacaaaaacacatgttTTTTTGGtagcatgtgtttttttttttctttctatttttggtagcatGATGTGCCACTGAGAGGTGGAAAGGGTGCAAGAACCATGAGATCTCTTGGAAATGCTTCCCCAGAAAGTCAATTTCATGAATGAGGTCTTCCAAGCAAATGACACAAAACTTACCCAAGTGTTCCTCAATTACTGTGTTGTCTTTCAGAGGGATGGTCTTATTTTTGACCTTGGCTTGTCCATGTTTCAAAATGAGTTCCTGGACAAACTTCAGATCTGGAAATCCCTAGGTCACATACAGTTCCATTATATGTAGCATTTTTAGGTTCTGGGGGTGACTTTTACAAAGATACCACTAAAAATCTTCTTTAGGCAAAGTCTTGCAATGGTTCTCTGCATCAGTAAACTCATGCCATCAATCCTTTCAATGCATACAACAAAGGCCAAGGAATGTTTACCTGGCAATTCCAAGGTGTGAGGTTGCACTACTAGTCATCTTACATGCACCTTGTCACTTTTCTGCTGCCAAGAATCACGTAGGAATGATTCCAGTCACTTAAACCTGAGCCCTTTTCCATTCTTCCGCTCCTTCTTTGCCAAAAATGCCTGCTTTGCCTGGGTGCCTTTGAGGGCTTGATAAGCCTTCCTTTTTTTCAGAAGATTTTCTGGAACCAAAgggatttttctttgctcttgctcCACCATCTTTCTAGTACTACAGCtacttggttttctattttttaaagttatgaaacTATGCAAAATAGCCCATAGATAAGGAATTAAATATGTATTCACTAATCAGTTACTACCTTGAAATAACTTTCCAAGGTATCTGAGTTCATGATCCAAGACAACAAATTGTCTCAAGATagcataacttaaaaaaaatgtgtttacaaTGGTGCTTATAGAAGATATCAGTTGTGCTCTTATGTTTAGGAGATATTCCTCAGACTCAGGAGCTGACTACTCAGTCTCTtcattgccatctttatgtcaTTGTTTCTCAGTGTGTAAATGGCAGGATTCAGGATGGGTGTAATCATAAAGTCCAAAATAGCCAGAAATTTATCCACTGACACTGAGGGAAATGGCCATATATAAACAAAGATGCATGGTCCAAAGAACAAAACCACCACGGTGATGTGAGCTGAAAGAGTAGAGAGGGCTTTCGACAAACTGCCTGAAGAGCGTTTCCGTACAGTGACCAGGATGAAGACATAGGAGgtaatcaataaaaagaaagtgcTTGTGGAAATGAACCCACTATTGGCAGTAACCACAAAGTCCATTCTGTAGCTGTCTATGCAGGCAAGTTTGATAAACCAAGGAAGGTCACAGTAAAAGCTATCTACTTCATTAAGACTGCAGAAAGGTAAATGGACAACAAAAGCCAACTGGGATACTGAGTGAATGAGACCAACAACCCAAGCACCAGACAGAAGCAGAATGCACATCTGTGAGTTCATGATGGTCAGGTAGCGAAGGGGCTTGCATATGGCCACATATCTGTCAAAAGCCATAGCTATGAGTAGCACCATCTCAGATCCACCCAGGACATGAAGGACAAATATCTGGATGATACACCCCTGGAATGATATGGTATTGTGCCCAGAGTACAGGTCAGAAATCATCTTAGGAACTGTTaaggtagaaaaacaaaaatccataaaTGAAAGGTTGGCTAAAAAGAAGTACATGGGGGAATGTAAATGAGGGTCAAAGCTTACTATAAACACAACAAAGAGGTTCCCTACAACAATTGCTGCATAAAATACTGTAGAGACAGCAAGGAGGAAATGCTTCATTGGTGTCAATGTAGAAAGTCCCAGCAACACAAATTCAGATACCTCAGTGTAATTTACTTCATTCATTGACTTCATCTTTTACTACCTAAAGAATTGAATACAAAATGACAAAAAGGAGTttatcagaaataaatatttgtaaaatgtttaagCTGTTTTAAATTCagtagtaaagaaaaagaaatctcataaCTACAAAGTGTTGAAAAATTCATGAATTTTCTGTGACATGAGTATCTgggtgagagaaaaaaagaaaaaaaataaaaaagaaaagaaaaattcatgcattcatttatccACTCAACTAATGTTTCTAATGAGCATCTAGTATATGCCAGGAACTATGCCAACTTCTGAGGTCAAACAATGATTCTAACTTCAGATGGAACAAGACTTTAAATAGCCATAACTATAGACATACTCTGAtaattgattttaagaaaaaccataggcagtctgccattgctgaggcagcccgccatggctgaggcaacctgccactagagagagagtccgccataacagaggcaggccaccattgctgaggcagttctaactacacccatataaacaggactgcagggaagatcacacggcagctgggcggagcccacagcagctcagcaaagcctcttcaggcagacagtgactaggctgcctcctcgctgggcagggcagccctgaaaggaaaaaaaaaaaaaaaaaaaaaaaaaaaaaaaaaaaaaaaaaaaagaaggcagcagTACactggaaactcataaataaagccctaactccctgggacagagcacctgggtgGGCGGGGGGAAAGGGAGTTTaagagttctgctgcagcagacctaaacatacctgcccagcaactctgaatgaacaaagagctcacagctcaggacttgagctccaataaaggacagactgtctcctcaagcagctccctgacccctgtatatccaaagagtcacctcataaaggagagaatagaCTGACATTTGGggggcatccttctgggacaaagatagcagaagaggaaactggtagcaacccttacctttctgcagctgctgcaggtgatccccaggcaagcagggcctggagaggacctcagcagtcctacagcagaggggccagactgttagaagaaaagctaagaaaaagaagtaacttcagcatccacaaactggaagttcactcagagacccaatctgaaagtgagtaactacaaagacaacaggtggataaacccacaaacatgggaagaaaccagagcaaaaaggatgacaactcctgaaaccagaagacttctcctcctaaaagggatcacaactcctcaccagcaagggaacaaagctggatggagaagaAGTGAGATGAAATgatagaatcagacttcagaaggtgggtaataagaaactagagtgaggtaaaagaacatgttctaacccaatgcgaagaaactaaaaaccttgaaaaaagatttgacaaaatgctaacgagaatggacaacatagagaggaatataagtgaattgatggagctgaaaaacacaacacgagaacttcgcgaagcatgcacaagtatcaacagtcgaattgaccaagcagaagaaaggatatcagaggttgaagatcaactcaatgaaataaaatgagaaggcaggaatagagaaagaagggtaaaaaggaatgaacagagtctccaagaaatgtgggactatgtgaaaaaacctaatctacgtttgataggtgtacctgaatgtgacgaagagaatgaatccaagctggaaaatactgttcaggatattatccaggaaaacttccccaacctagcaaggcaggccaatattcaagtccaggaaatacagagaacgtcacaaagatattcctcaagaagagcaaccccaaagcacatagtcatcagattcaccagggttgaaatgaaggaaaatatgctaagagcagccagagagaaaggatgggttacccacaaagagaagcccatcagactcacagcagatctctcagcagaaaccctacaagccagaagagagtaggggccaatattcaacattcttaaagaaactttcgccgggtgcggtggctcacgcctgtaatcccagcactttgggaggcagaggcgggtgaatcacaaggtcaggagttcgagaccagcctggccaaaatgttgaaaccccgtctctactaaaaatacaaaaattagctggacgcggtggcatgtgcctgtaatcccagctactcaggaggctgaggcaggagaattacttgaacctgggaggtggaggttgcagtgagcagacatcgcgccattgcattccagcctgggtgacagagtgagactctgtctcaaaaaaaaaaaaaaaaaaaaaaaaaaaaaaaaaaaaaaaaatctttcaacccagaatctcctatccagccaaactaagcttcataagtgaaggaaaaataaaatcctttgcgaacaagtaagtactcagagatttcatcaccaccagacctgctttacaagaactcctgaaagaggctctacacatataaaggaacaaccagccactccaaaaacataccaaatggtaaagagcatcaacacaatcaagaatctgcatcaactaatgagcaaaacagccagctagcatcaaaatggcagtatcaaattcacacataacaatattatccctaaatgtaaatggactaaatgccccaataaaaagacacagactggcaaattggataaaaagccaaaacccatcagtgtgctgtatccaggaaacccatttctcatgcaaggatacacaaaggctcaaaataaagggatagaggaagatttatcaagcaaatggagaggaaaaaaaaaaaagcacgagttgcaattctcatctctgataaaatagactttaaagcaacaaggatcaaaagagacaaagaagggcagtacataatggtaaaaggatcaatgcaacaagaagagctaaagatcctaaatatatacgcacccaatacaggagcacccagatacataaggcaagttcctttttttttttttttttcttgagatggagtttcgctcttgttacccaggctggagtgcaatggcacgatctcggctcaccgcaacctccgcctcctgggttcaggcaattctcctgcctcagcctcctgagtagctggaattacaggcacgcgccaccatgcccagctaattttttgtatttttagtagagacggggtttcaccatgttgaccaggatggtctcgatctcttgacctcgtgatccacccgcctcgacctcccaaagtgctgggattacaggtgtgagccactgcaccaggccaaggcaagttcttaataacttacaaagtgacttagattcccacacaaaataatagtgggagactttaacaccccattgtcaatattagacagatcaaccagacagaaaatttacaaggatatccaggaccggAACTCAgactggaacaagcaaacctaatagacatttacagaactctccaccccaaatccacagaatatacatttttctcagaagcacatcacacctactctaaaattgaccacataattggaaataaatcactcctcagcaaatgcaaaagaacggaaatcataacaaacagtctctcagaccacagtgcaattgagttagaattcagaatgcagaaactaactcagaactgcacagcctcatggaaactgaagaactggctcttgaatgttgactgtataaacaacgaaatgaaggcagaaataaagatgtactttgaaaccaacgagaacgaagacacaacataccaaaatctctgggacatatttaaagcagtctctagaggaaaatatatagcaataagtgcccaagTGAGAATCaaggagagatcaaaaattgacaccctagcatcaaaatagaaagagctagaggagcaagatcaaaaaactcaaaacctagcagaagataagaaataactaagatcagagcagaactgaaggagatagagacacaaaaaaacccttcaaaaaatctataaatccaggagttggtttttcaaaaagaacaatgaaatagaccactagccagattaataaaaaagaaaagagagaataaccaaattgatgcaataaaaaacgataaaggggatatccccacagatttcacagaaattcaaaccatcatcagagattattacaaacaactctatgcacataaactagtaaacctggaagaaatggataaatttctagacacttgcatcctcccaagcctaaatcaggaagaagtggaaaccttgaatagaccaataacagggtctgaagttgaggcagcaattaagagcctaccacccaaaaaaagcccaggtccagatgggttcacagccaaattctaccagacatacaaagaggagctggtactattccttctgaaactattccaaataatccaaaaagagggaatccttcccaaatcattttatgagaccaacatcatcctataCCAAAGCCctacagagactcaacaagaaaagaaaattttaggccaatatccctgatgaacatagatgcaaaaatcttcaatagcatactggcaagccaattgcaacagcacatcaaagagcttatccaccatgatcaagtaggattcaccgcagggatgcaaggctggttcaacagatgcaagtctataaacataatccaccacataaacagaaccaaagacaaaaaccacatgattatctcaattgatgtagagaaggcttttgacaaaat
The sequence above is a segment of the Saimiri boliviensis isolate mSaiBol1 chromosome 2, mSaiBol1.pri, whole genome shotgun sequence genome. Coding sequences within it:
- the LOC141582759 gene encoding olfactory receptor 4F6-like; translated protein: MNEVNYTEVSEFVLLGLSTLTPMKHFLLAVSTVFYAAIVVGNLFVVFIVSFDPHLHSPMYFFLANLSFMDFCFSTLTVPKMISDLYSGHNTISFQGCIIQIFVLHVLGGSEMVLLIAMAFDRYVAICKPLRYLTIMNSQMCILLLSGAWVVGLIHSVSQLAFVVHLPFCSLNEVDSFYCDLPWFIKLACIDSYRMDFVVTANSGFISTSTFFLLITSYVFILVTVRKRSSGSLSKALSTLSAHITVVVLFFGPCIFVYIWPFPSVSVDKFLAILDFMITPILNPAIYTLRNNDIKMAMKRLSSQLLSLRNIS